One part of the Dasypus novemcinctus isolate mDasNov1 chromosome 27, mDasNov1.1.hap2, whole genome shotgun sequence genome encodes these proteins:
- the LOC101417081 gene encoding olfactory receptor 8B3-like: MASGNGSLVTEFILVGLTDQSDLQLPLFVLFLTMYIITLMGNLGLITLIGVNSHLHTPMYFFLFNLSFIDLCYSSDFTPKMLMNFLSKKNIISYQGCMTQLFFFCFFAISEFYVLTSMAYDRYVAICNPLLYNIAMSPKVCFNLMFGSYLMAFSGAMAHTGCMLRLTFCDANTINHYFCDILPVLQLSCTSTYINELVLFILGSINIFVPSVTIFISYGFILYSILHMNSTEGRSKAFRTCSSHIAAVSLLFGSCSFMYLQPSSARSMNEGKISSVFYTHVVSMMNPLIYSLRNKDVKLAMSQTLIRRRF; this comes from the coding sequence ATGGCTTCAGGAAATGGCTCTCTTGTGACTGAATTCATACTGGTGGGATTAACAGACCAGTCAGATCTCCAACTCCCTCTATTTGTCCTGTTTCTAACAATGTATATTATCACCCTGATGGGAAACTTGGGCTTGATAACTCTAATTGGGGTGAATTCTCACcttcacacccccatgtattttttcctctttaacttGTCCTTCATAGACCTCTGTTATTCTTCTGATTTTACACCCAAAATGCTGATGAACTTCTTATCAAAGAAGAATATTATCTCCTACCAGGGATGCATGACccagctcttctttttctgcttctttgctATCTCTGAGTTCTATGTGCTGACATCAATGGCCTATGATCGCTATGTGGCCATTTGCAATCCACTCTTGTATAACATTGCCATGTCCCCTAAAGTGTGTTTTAATCTTATGTTTGGTTCATACTTGATGGCATTCTCTGGTGCTATGGCTCACACGGGATGCATGCTGAGACTGaccttctgtgatgccaacaccATTAACCATTATTTCTGTGACATCCTCCCTGTGCTCCAGCTCTCCTGCACGAGCACTTACATTAATGAGCTGGTGTTGTTCATTCTAGGAAGCATCAATATCTTTGTGCCCAGTGTTACCATCTTTATCTCTTATGGTTTCATTCTCTATAGCATTCTCCACATGAATTCCACTGAGGGCAGGTCTAAAGCCTTTCGCACCTGCAGTTCCCACATAGCTGCTGTTTCACTGTTATTTGGGTCATGTTCATTTATGTATCTCCAGCCATCTTCTGCCAGGTCTATGAATGAGGGAAAAATCTCATCTGTCTTTTATACTCATGTGGTTTCCATGATGAACCCTTTAATATATAGCTTGAGAAATAAAGATGTTAAACTTGCCATGAGCCAAACCCTGATTAGGAGAAGGTTTTGA